A genomic stretch from Hymenobacter psoromatis includes:
- a CDS encoding branched chain amino acid aminotransferase, with amino-acid sequence MLDTLTIDVRRAATSRLAELDLTNLEFGKFFADHMLSVEFVNGEWQQPRIVPYGPLAVSPANSALHYGQAIFEGMKAYRQADGGVGLFRPLDNWRRLNASAERMAMPTLPEEIFMQGLRELVKLDAAWVPGAAGSSLYIRPFMFATDGFLGVRPSSTYHFGIITCPVASFFTKPVRVRFEQHYVRAAPGGAGYAKNAGNYGAAMLPSKLAQQEGYHQLIWTDASEHQYVEESGAMNVMFVINGTLITPALSTSILDGITRRSVLELARDWGMPVEERRVASREIVAAIQEGRLTEAFGVGTAATVAPIATIGHDGHDYDLPALTDSAFARRVGAALDAIRTGHAPDSHGWMEKVN; translated from the coding sequence ATGCTTGATACCCTGACTATTGACGTGCGCCGCGCCGCCACGTCCCGCCTCGCCGAGCTCGACCTGACCAACCTGGAATTTGGTAAATTCTTCGCCGACCACATGCTGTCCGTGGAGTTTGTCAACGGCGAATGGCAGCAGCCGCGCATCGTGCCCTACGGCCCGCTGGCCGTGAGCCCCGCCAATTCGGCTCTGCACTATGGCCAGGCTATTTTTGAGGGCATGAAGGCTTATCGGCAGGCCGATGGGGGGGTAGGGCTGTTCCGGCCCCTCGACAACTGGCGTCGCCTCAATGCCTCGGCCGAGCGCATGGCCATGCCCACTCTGCCGGAAGAAATATTTATGCAGGGTCTGCGCGAACTGGTGAAGCTCGACGCGGCCTGGGTGCCCGGCGCGGCAGGCAGCTCGCTCTACATCCGGCCGTTCATGTTCGCCACCGATGGCTTTTTGGGCGTGCGGCCTTCCAGTACGTATCACTTTGGCATCATTACCTGCCCGGTGGCATCGTTTTTCACCAAGCCGGTACGGGTGCGCTTCGAGCAGCACTACGTGCGCGCCGCTCCCGGCGGGGCCGGCTACGCCAAAAATGCTGGCAACTACGGTGCCGCCATGTTGCCCAGCAAGCTGGCCCAGCAGGAAGGCTACCACCAGCTCATCTGGACTGATGCCTCGGAGCATCAGTACGTAGAAGAGTCGGGGGCCATGAACGTAATGTTTGTCATCAACGGCACGCTGATTACGCCCGCGCTCTCCACGTCCATCCTCGATGGCATCACGCGCCGCTCGGTGCTGGAGCTGGCCCGCGACTGGGGCATGCCTGTAGAAGAGCGCCGCGTGGCGAGCCGCGAAATCGTGGCCGCCATTCAGGAAGGCCGCCTCACCGAAGCCTTCGGCGTGGGCACGGCCGCCACGGTAGCGCCCATCGCCACTATCGGCCACGATGGCCACGACTACGACCTGCCCGCCCTCACCGACTCAGCCTTCGCGCGCCGGGTAGGGGCGGCCCTGGATGCCATTCGCACCGGCCACGCGCCCGATTCGCACGGCTGGATGGAGAAGGTGAATTAG
- a CDS encoding cob(I)yrinic acid a c-diamide adenosyltransferase, with protein sequence MKIYTKTGDQGLTSLIGGARVPKSSLRIDCYGTVDELNSYIGLLRDQDVNAPRRDLLKEIQDRLFTIGSHLATDPGKEARQPLPDLHPEDVALLENEMDQMDKELEPLRAFILPGGHPAVSFGHVARCVCRRAERLVIQLREESPVEDLVVMYLNRLSDYLFVLSRAMAHDLGVAEVTWKPRV encoded by the coding sequence ATGAAAATCTACACCAAAACCGGCGACCAGGGTCTGACCTCACTCATTGGCGGCGCGCGGGTGCCCAAGTCGAGCCTGCGCATCGACTGCTACGGCACCGTGGATGAGTTGAACTCCTACATTGGCCTGCTGCGCGACCAGGACGTGAACGCCCCGCGCCGCGATTTGCTGAAGGAAATTCAGGACCGGCTATTCACCATCGGCTCGCACCTGGCCACCGACCCCGGCAAAGAAGCCCGCCAGCCCCTGCCCGACCTGCACCCCGAAGACGTGGCGCTGCTGGAAAACGAAATGGACCAGATGGATAAGGAGTTGGAGCCGCTGCGGGCGTTCATTCTGCCCGGCGGGCACCCGGCGGTGTCGTTTGGGCACGTGGCGCGCTGCGTGTGCCGCCGCGCCGAGCGCCTGGTCATTCAGCTGCGCGAAGAGTCGCCGGTCGAAGACCTGGTGGTGATGTACCTTAACCGGCTCTCCGACTACCTCTTCGTGCTCAGCCGCGCGATGGCTCACGACCTGGGGGTAGCCGAAGTCACCTGGAAGCCGCGCGTATAA